Proteins found in one Triticum aestivum cultivar Chinese Spring chromosome 4D, IWGSC CS RefSeq v2.1, whole genome shotgun sequence genomic segment:
- the LOC123100652 gene encoding pollen allergen Phl p 2-like, protein MASSRRLLAVALLAMLVAGAWCAAPVTFTVEKGSDTGPGKKKLAVLVSYDMPGDTISELEIMQQDADDWVAMTKGEGGLWTFESADPLVGPFNFRYFTKKGMKNVYDNVIPDNYTIGTTYTPQG, encoded by the coding sequence ATGGCATCCTCGAGAAGGTTGCTGGCGGTGGCTTTGCTGGCGATGCTGGTCGCGGGCGCGTGGTGCGCGGCACCGGTGACCTTCACGGTGGAGAAGGGGTCGGACACGGGGCCGGGCAAGAAAAAGCTGGCGGTGCTGGTGAGTTACGACATGCCAGGCGACACCATCTCGGAGCTGGAGATTATGCAGCAGGACGCCGACGACTGGGTGGCCATGACCAAGGGCGAGGGCGGCCTATGGACCTTCGAGAGCGCCGATCCGCTCGTGGGCCCCTTCAACTTCCGCTACTTCACTAAGAAAGGCATGAAGAACGTCTACGACAACGTCATCCCCGACAACTACACCATCGGCACCACCTATACACCTCAAGGGTAG